From Halanaeroarchaeum sulfurireducens, a single genomic window includes:
- the sod gene encoding superoxide dismutase has protein sequence MSDYELPPLPYDYDALEPHISEQVLTWHHDTHHQGYVNGWNNAEETLAENREAGTTDDSAAAIRNVTHNGSGHILHTLFWNNMSPNGGGEPEGDLRARIEEDFGSFEAWQDEFEAAAGAASGWALLIYDTHAERLRNVVVDKHDQGALWGSHPILALDVWEHSYYFDYGPDRGSFIDAFFEVVDWDDVAENYEDVIATFE, from the coding sequence ATGAGCGACTACGAACTCCCGCCACTCCCGTACGACTACGACGCACTCGAACCGCACATCTCCGAACAGGTACTAACCTGGCATCACGACACACACCATCAGGGGTACGTCAACGGCTGGAACAATGCCGAGGAAACGCTCGCCGAGAATCGCGAGGCAGGCACCACCGACGACTCGGCCGCCGCAATCCGCAACGTCACCCACAACGGCTCCGGGCACATCCTCCACACGCTGTTCTGGAACAATATGTCCCCGAACGGCGGTGGCGAGCCCGAGGGCGACCTCAGGGCCCGTATCGAGGAGGACTTCGGGTCGTTCGAGGCCTGGCAGGACGAGTTCGAAGCGGCCGCCGGCGCTGCAAGCGGGTGGGCGCTGTTGATTTACGACACGCACGCCGAGCGGCTGCGCAACGTGGTCGTCGACAAGCACGACCAGGGCGCCCTCTGGGGCAGTCACCCCATCCTCGCCCTGGACGTGTGGGAACACTCCTATTACTTCGATTACGGCCCGGACCGTGGCAGCTTCATCGACGCGTTCTTCGAGGTCGTGGACTGGGACGACGTCGCGGAAAACTACGAAGACGTCATCGCAACGTTCGAATAG
- a CDS encoding DUF5827 family protein, giving the protein MPEPKTAFDTLYPADFYTPGELLDEEQMYTVYEIARLLQELDPEAEIDPQTEDILLDWAIPWIMVHADDLVVAEPREEDEPGYYGVATGE; this is encoded by the coding sequence ATGCCCGAACCGAAAACAGCGTTCGATACGCTCTATCCGGCCGATTTCTATACCCCCGGTGAGCTTCTCGACGAGGAGCAGATGTACACGGTCTACGAGATTGCCCGGCTTCTCCAGGAGCTCGACCCCGAGGCCGAAATCGACCCGCAAACAGAAGATATCCTCCTCGACTGGGCCATTCCCTGGATCATGGTTCACGCCGACGACCTGGTCGTGGCGGAACCGCGCGAGGAGGACGAACCCGGATATTACGGCGTGGCGACGGGCGAGTGA
- the thyX gene encoding FAD-dependent thymidylate synthase, translating to MDVTLLEATPNPEEVICRAARNDYMEPFNPEMSFEETMASVEGDTLREKKETLIGHLLQHGHFGPFEHPQATFGVKGCSRTCMAQITRHRHVSFDVRSMRYVSFDDVDPESVADGELVVTPPSVTDPDWVGRNNEDGPVDQETVERRESVFADAVQHSVEAYQDLLDLGMPPEDARFVLPLGTEVNIVLSMNVRMLMHVADMRAAADAQWEVRRMTEDILDLASEWAPISFDHYEDHMRNRKNRLAP from the coding sequence ATGGACGTTACACTCCTCGAAGCCACGCCAAATCCGGAAGAAGTCATCTGCCGAGCGGCCAGAAACGACTACATGGAGCCGTTTAATCCCGAGATGTCGTTCGAAGAAACGATGGCGTCCGTCGAGGGTGACACCCTTCGGGAGAAAAAGGAGACGCTCATCGGGCACTTGCTCCAACACGGGCACTTCGGTCCTTTCGAGCATCCACAGGCGACCTTCGGGGTCAAAGGCTGCAGCCGAACGTGCATGGCCCAGATCACACGCCATCGGCACGTGAGCTTCGACGTTCGCTCGATGCGCTACGTCTCATTCGACGACGTGGATCCCGAATCCGTCGCGGACGGTGAACTGGTGGTGACGCCCCCCTCCGTCACCGATCCCGACTGGGTGGGTCGAAACAACGAGGACGGCCCCGTCGACCAGGAGACCGTCGAACGACGAGAGAGCGTCTTCGCCGACGCCGTGCAGCACTCCGTCGAGGCGTATCAGGACTTACTCGACCTCGGAATGCCGCCCGAGGACGCCCGGTTCGTGTTGCCCCTCGGGACGGAGGTGAATATCGTCCTCTCGATGAACGTTCGGATGCTGATGCACGTCGCCGACATGCGCGCGGCCGCGGATGCGCAGTGGGAGGTCCGTCGGATGACCGAGGATATTCTCGATCTCGCGTCGGAGTGGGCCCCAATCTCGTTCGATCATTACGAGGATCACATGCGAAACCGTAAAAACAGATTAGCCCCTTGA
- a CDS encoding HVO_2922 family protein, which yields MGATFELYKDAGGSWRWRLRHDNGNIIADSGEGYSTPQKAKQGIESVKSNAPEATIEET from the coding sequence ATGGGTGCAACATTTGAGCTGTACAAGGACGCGGGAGGCAGCTGGCGATGGCGGCTGCGTCACGACAACGGGAACATCATCGCGGACTCCGGCGAGGGATACTCGACGCCACAGAAGGCCAAACAGGGCATCGAGAGCGTGAAATCGAACGCTCCCGAGGCGACGATCGAAGAGACGTAA
- a CDS encoding helix-turn-helix domain-containing protein has product MSVIVDLSLPSKSFELGQILEMQPGTRVGLESLVPLGNRSVPFIRVFEGRDSFEETVSREPSVEDIHVVSEHDDETLYALDWDVAGDEFFEGILKHQGTIMEATGAESTWAFEVRFEKHDQLSSFQDFCQDSGLPVEFKRLYNPTKPDAGPWYGLTAAQRTALLRAVEEGYYAIPREMATKELAAEFGISDQAMTERLRRAVTNLVTNTIQVSEDVYGMD; this is encoded by the coding sequence ATGAGCGTGATCGTCGATCTATCCCTCCCCTCCAAAAGCTTTGAATTAGGACAGATCTTGGAAATGCAACCGGGAACCCGTGTCGGATTGGAATCATTGGTCCCTCTTGGAAACAGGTCGGTACCATTCATTCGAGTGTTTGAGGGACGTGATTCATTCGAGGAGACTGTCAGTCGAGAGCCGTCCGTCGAGGATATTCACGTTGTTTCCGAACACGACGACGAAACGTTGTATGCGTTGGACTGGGATGTCGCGGGAGACGAATTCTTCGAGGGAATCCTCAAACACCAGGGAACGATAATGGAAGCGACGGGAGCCGAGTCTACGTGGGCGTTTGAAGTGCGCTTCGAGAAACACGATCAATTATCGTCTTTCCAGGACTTCTGTCAGGATTCGGGACTCCCGGTTGAGTTCAAGCGACTTTACAATCCGACCAAGCCAGATGCAGGCCCCTGGTATGGACTGACGGCTGCCCAGCGAACTGCGCTCTTGCGAGCTGTCGAGGAAGGCTATTACGCGATACCAAGAGAGATGGCTACGAAAGAGTTAGCGGCGGAGTTTGGCATCTCGGATCAAGCGATGACAGAGCGTCTGCGGCGCGCCGTTACAAATCTCGTAACGAATACGATCCAGGTATCCGAGGACGTATATGGCATGGACTAA
- a CDS encoding CBS domain-containing protein encodes MPIDDLARSEIVTATAETAVPEIASAMESEDVGSVVITDGDEPVGIVTDRDLALQIVAEGTDPASLTADDVMTTDIVTIDSNAGFYEAADRMAENGIRRLPVLAGDSLVGIITADDLTELLADEQQHMADIIRAQRPEY; translated from the coding sequence ATGCCAATCGATGATTTGGCTCGGAGTGAAATCGTAACGGCCACCGCCGAGACCGCCGTACCGGAGATCGCGAGTGCGATGGAAAGCGAGGACGTCGGTAGCGTCGTCATCACGGACGGAGATGAACCGGTCGGCATCGTCACTGACCGGGACCTCGCCCTTCAAATAGTCGCAGAGGGGACGGATCCGGCGAGCCTGACTGCAGATGACGTCATGACGACTGACATCGTAACGATCGATTCGAATGCCGGATTCTACGAGGCGGCAGACCGGATGGCCGAAAACGGCATCAGGCGACTTCCCGTGTTAGCGGGGGATTCGCTCGTCGGAATCATCACCGCCGATGACCTGACCGAACTGCTCGCAGACGAACAACAGCACATGGCCGACATCATCCGCGCCCAGCGGCCCGAGTACTGA
- a CDS encoding helix-turn-helix domain-containing protein: MATKSARLFDNAVEQRELQVVYEIKPGSACPLTTIEDDIEVKDVRTQFRGSDADCESMIEAHNPDEDQYLITHNTCEGRCCPGRAFAEFDAIPSVENVTGDSMIVEAYLDDRADLRDLTESLRGRSEMVSLLRVKENAIGRLSDDLIDVDLSMLTTKQREALDVAIEMGYFEEGKQVTLADMAKPFDISRQAFSERLAAAERKIMTQLAL; the protein is encoded by the coding sequence ATGGCCACGAAATCAGCACGGCTGTTCGATAACGCGGTAGAACAGCGTGAGTTGCAGGTCGTCTACGAGATCAAGCCGGGGTCCGCCTGTCCATTGACGACTATCGAAGATGACATCGAGGTGAAGGACGTTCGAACACAGTTCCGCGGTAGCGACGCTGATTGTGAATCCATGATCGAGGCCCATAACCCCGATGAGGATCAGTACCTCATCACGCACAACACGTGCGAGGGGCGTTGCTGTCCAGGCCGGGCCTTCGCCGAGTTCGACGCTATTCCGTCAGTGGAAAACGTCACCGGTGATTCGATGATAGTGGAGGCGTATCTCGACGATCGGGCGGATCTTCGCGATCTGACCGAGTCGCTCAGAGGGCGCAGCGAAATGGTCTCGTTGCTTCGCGTGAAGGAGAATGCCATCGGTCGGCTCTCAGACGACCTGATCGACGTGGACCTCTCGATGCTCACGACGAAACAGCGGGAGGCACTTGATGTGGCCATCGAGATGGGATACTTCGAAGAGGGAAAGCAGGTAACGCTCGCCGACATGGCCAAGCCATTCGACATCTCGCGCCAGGCGTTCTCGGAGCGACTCGCCGCTGCCGAGCGGAAGATCATGACGCAACTCGCGCTGTGA
- a CDS encoding TorD/DmsD family molecular chaperone, which yields MIQGDDGSRTKVSGTLSETISVNVADRVDLYSLLSECLKHPSDRFIEQVSRGGLEADLRSLTSNGVRDGVESIPIPDGDDPGLRAQYRSAFEGYRDQFAPPAESPYKEWYGDRDGGLMGGPPASAMERRYDALDVDIPASYPPDHVALELEYASLLLEAGDEEAFAAFLPQHLDWIPAFRRLTSRTADAPFYQWVVDLMAGVVVADRDRYDVDPPSNETVNAMVARVNGTNERSVPTEV from the coding sequence ATGATCCAAGGAGACGATGGCAGTCGAACGAAGGTATCGGGAACTCTGTCGGAGACGATCAGCGTGAACGTTGCGGACCGGGTCGACCTGTACTCGCTGCTTTCGGAGTGTCTGAAACACCCCTCCGATCGGTTCATCGAGCAGGTGTCTCGGGGCGGCCTCGAGGCGGACCTTCGATCGCTCACCAGTAACGGGGTCCGTGACGGAGTCGAATCGATACCGATACCGGACGGGGACGATCCAGGGCTCCGCGCGCAGTATCGATCAGCGTTCGAGGGCTATCGGGACCAATTCGCGCCCCCCGCCGAGTCGCCGTACAAGGAGTGGTACGGCGACCGCGACGGGGGGTTAATGGGTGGCCCGCCAGCGTCGGCGATGGAGCGGCGGTACGATGCTCTAGACGTCGACATTCCGGCGTCGTATCCGCCGGATCACGTGGCGCTCGAACTGGAGTACGCCAGCCTCCTGCTGGAGGCGGGAGACGAGGAGGCGTTCGCCGCGTTCCTCCCCCAGCACCTCGATTGGATTCCGGCGTTCCGACGGCTGACATCCCGGACCGCCGACGCGCCCTTCTATCAGTGGGTGGTCGACCTGATGGCCGGCGTCGTGGTCGCGGACCGGGATCGATACGACGTCGACCCGCCGTCGAACGAGACGGTCAACGCGATGGTCGCCCGGGTGAACGGGACGAACGAGCGGAGTGTCCCGACGGAGGTGTAA
- the nrfD gene encoding NrfD/PsrC family molybdoenzyme membrane anchor subunit, translating to MSVTGSAGALWLDSPHWAEFIATYLFLGGVSGGAYLTSTWASLMKHLMDEQNWLSRLLLARSDDRAHRCACAETARWGSLIGVLGIAVGGVALLMHLGAPLRALTFPVLFTNFGSWLVIGTWVIVLFAVWAVLETLWLHFGAELQGASGMSLFPRKILSWFDGVMPWRTDRGITWLIDTIADATRPPSRLWGGLRIIGGVLSITLIVYTAMLLSDVTVVQFWTRPYLPFIFLMSGVSTGISAALLGTVLSGGALTRANHRFCLTDDAIIVVELVGIGLLLSFLSSSPNMGAQASLTALFDTYQLLFVGGVLAFGTIIPVILSLTITVLHEFTHFEENPMGARLLTGGYATKYVLVLIGGFLLRYVVLMAAVKSPLAVQGV from the coding sequence ATGAGTGTGACTGGTAGCGCAGGGGCGCTGTGGCTGGATTCGCCGCACTGGGCGGAGTTCATCGCCACGTACCTGTTCCTGGGCGGCGTGAGCGGCGGTGCGTACCTCACGTCGACGTGGGCGAGCCTGATGAAGCACCTGATGGACGAGCAGAACTGGCTGAGTCGGTTGCTGCTGGCTCGATCCGATGATCGGGCCCACAGGTGCGCCTGTGCAGAGACGGCCCGCTGGGGGTCGCTAATCGGAGTATTGGGCATCGCGGTCGGCGGGGTCGCGCTGCTCATGCACCTGGGTGCGCCGTTACGCGCGTTGACATTTCCGGTGCTGTTCACGAACTTCGGCTCGTGGCTGGTGATCGGGACGTGGGTAATCGTGCTGTTCGCTGTCTGGGCGGTCCTGGAGACGCTGTGGCTCCATTTCGGCGCGGAGTTACAGGGCGCCTCGGGGATGAGTCTGTTCCCGCGGAAGATCCTGTCCTGGTTCGACGGCGTGATGCCGTGGCGGACGGATCGGGGCATCACGTGGTTGATCGACACGATCGCGGACGCGACGCGGCCGCCGAGTCGGCTGTGGGGCGGCCTTCGAATCATCGGCGGTGTGCTGTCGATAACGCTGATCGTCTACACGGCGATGTTGCTGAGCGACGTGACGGTGGTACAGTTCTGGACGCGGCCGTACCTGCCCTTTATCTTCCTGATGAGCGGCGTGTCGACGGGAATTTCGGCGGCGCTGCTGGGAACGGTGCTGAGCGGCGGCGCGCTCACCCGGGCAAACCACCGCTTTTGCCTGACCGACGACGCGATAATCGTGGTGGAGCTGGTGGGGATCGGGCTGCTGTTATCCTTCCTTTCGAGTTCGCCGAACATGGGCGCGCAGGCGAGCCTGACGGCGCTGTTCGACACCTACCAGTTGCTGTTCGTGGGCGGGGTGCTGGCGTTCGGGACGATAATCCCGGTAATCCTGTCGCTGACGATAACGGTCCTCCACGAGTTCACGCACTTCGAGGAGAACCCGATGGGTGCTCGCCTGCTGACGGGCGGGTACGCGACGAAGTACGTGCTGGTGTTGATCGGCGGATTCCTGCTACGCTACGTGGTGTTGATGGCTGCGGTAAAGAGTCCACTCGCGGTCCAGGGGGTGTAA
- a CDS encoding 4Fe-4S dicluster domain-containing protein, with protein sequence MAQEWGFYFDPEKCIGCSACQVACKNRHGVDPGPVDWRRVETVSQGEFPDYEETTVSISCMHCADAPCENVCPTGAINKRDSDGIVTVDQDKCIGCKYCGWACPFGAPQYGDDGLMQKCNLCLGEGPGSGSGQPTKKTADNGGTKPACVDTCVGGALEAGPISDLLDGVSQAAAERFGQGSSSANVIVEPTTSDGGMGPADITTPETGD encoded by the coding sequence ATGGCACAAGAATGGGGATTTTACTTCGACCCGGAGAAGTGTATCGGCTGTAGCGCCTGTCAGGTGGCGTGTAAGAACCGACACGGCGTCGATCCAGGCCCGGTCGACTGGCGGCGCGTCGAGACCGTGAGCCAGGGCGAGTTTCCCGACTACGAGGAGACCACCGTGTCGATCTCCTGTATGCACTGTGCGGACGCGCCCTGTGAGAACGTCTGTCCGACCGGCGCAATCAACAAGCGCGACTCGGACGGCATCGTCACTGTCGATCAGGACAAGTGCATCGGGTGTAAGTACTGCGGGTGGGCCTGCCCCTTCGGTGCCCCGCAGTACGGTGACGACGGCCTCATGCAGAAGTGTAACCTCTGTCTCGGCGAGGGACCGGGCAGTGGCTCGGGGCAGCCGACGAAAAAGACCGCGGACAACGGCGGTACGAAGCCAGCCTGCGTGGACACCTGCGTGGGCGGTGCCCTCGAGGCCGGCCCCATCAGCGACCTCCTCGACGGAGTGTCGCAGGCGGCCGCCGAACGGTTCGGGCAGGGATCGAGTTCCGCCAACGTCATCGTCGAACCGACGACGAGCGACGGTGGCATGGGTCCCGCCGACATTACGACCCCCGAGACCGGAGACTGA
- a CDS encoding molybdopterin-containing oxidoreductase family protein, whose product MTDKKNTDGSDSGIDRRTFLKTSAGAAAAAGVGSAGMAATQEASAQSDTEEGWTASGSCWDCHQLCGQRVKIQDGKATELKGVDGHPRGSAGEGRDGTLCSKGHAQIEKAYDPYRIKEPHVRKNGELKKVSWDEALQEAADLFREFKDEHGPEKLMLMHGYDTDDMWTKLLMNIYGSPNKVGHTTICHGPWSDTWAWMGGVGRPWGDNKNAEYIINWGRNEMESFNGQWQPKGILDAKEKNDATLVTIDPRYTKTAQHSDTWIPIEPRADGALALAMGNVIIEEGLYDEEFVDNWTYGFEEYRQAVADKTPEWAEDETGVDAETIRKTAIGFAEAAPNCHISIWTGITNAGNGHKTAQNIHALNGLVGNLDRPGGHRFFKATVDLADPYGEAGVEFPANHEDVPQVLSDYEEYPFHHVRGLSYTVLPEAVQNGDATGLFAYWANPLKNSATQEWFDALDELDMIVAIDAYWNGMTRRADVVLPESSQLEKPMFGAGGPGSYSQRGWVTGSKAAIEPQWNTKPGFDILKGLSQKMGYGNYVPWDSKEEKINDALSGMGLTLDELDEKSFVFGDEYGYESWKDGGFNTATGKFEFVLDNVEAYVKAAEQAGVSTAPEYIPAGEFGQMPDDEYPLEFTDTFVEQISRGGDQTLDHSKELLAERWGLEHKDYRGNYLLINPEDADPRGIEDGNMVTVESPAGSISLMAHVTEGIKPGYVTTSWGWGEGSITPDEEGGNSMMLHSADQIEPVIGMADRHIKVEVTNGGEQ is encoded by the coding sequence ATGACGGACAAGAAAAACACGGACGGTTCGGACAGTGGTATCGACCGACGAACGTTCCTGAAGACGAGCGCCGGGGCCGCCGCAGCGGCCGGCGTCGGCAGTGCGGGAATGGCAGCGACCCAGGAGGCGAGCGCGCAGTCCGACACGGAAGAGGGGTGGACTGCCTCGGGGTCCTGCTGGGACTGTCACCAACTCTGTGGTCAGCGGGTCAAGATACAGGACGGGAAGGCGACTGAATTGAAGGGCGTCGACGGCCATCCTCGTGGAAGTGCTGGCGAGGGCCGTGATGGAACGCTCTGTTCGAAGGGCCACGCCCAGATCGAGAAGGCCTACGATCCCTATCGCATCAAAGAGCCCCACGTCCGCAAGAACGGCGAACTGAAGAAAGTCTCGTGGGACGAGGCGCTACAGGAGGCGGCTGACCTCTTCAGGGAGTTCAAGGATGAGCACGGCCCGGAGAAGCTGATGCTGATGCACGGGTACGACACCGACGATATGTGGACGAAACTCCTGATGAACATCTACGGGAGTCCCAACAAGGTCGGCCACACGACCATCTGTCACGGTCCCTGGTCCGACACCTGGGCCTGGATGGGGGGTGTCGGTCGGCCCTGGGGCGACAACAAAAACGCGGAGTACATCATCAATTGGGGCCGCAACGAGATGGAATCGTTCAACGGTCAATGGCAACCCAAGGGCATTCTCGACGCCAAGGAGAAAAACGACGCCACCCTCGTGACGATCGATCCGAGGTACACGAAGACTGCACAGCACTCCGATACGTGGATCCCGATCGAACCGCGAGCCGACGGTGCGCTGGCCCTCGCGATGGGTAACGTCATCATCGAGGAGGGGCTCTACGATGAGGAGTTCGTCGACAACTGGACGTACGGATTCGAAGAGTACCGGCAGGCGGTCGCGGACAAGACGCCGGAGTGGGCGGAAGATGAGACCGGGGTCGACGCGGAAACCATCCGGAAGACCGCAATCGGATTCGCGGAAGCCGCACCCAACTGCCACATCTCCATCTGGACGGGCATCACCAACGCCGGGAACGGTCACAAGACCGCCCAGAACATTCACGCGCTTAACGGACTCGTCGGTAACCTGGATCGGCCCGGTGGTCACCGGTTCTTCAAAGCGACGGTTGATCTCGCCGATCCGTACGGGGAGGCCGGCGTCGAGTTCCCGGCCAATCACGAGGACGTGCCGCAGGTGCTGTCCGACTACGAGGAGTACCCGTTCCACCACGTTCGTGGCCTCTCGTACACCGTTCTGCCCGAGGCAGTCCAGAACGGTGACGCAACCGGGCTGTTCGCTTACTGGGCCAACCCGCTCAAGAACTCCGCCACCCAGGAGTGGTTCGACGCCCTCGACGAGCTGGACATGATCGTGGCCATCGACGCCTACTGGAATGGCATGACCCGGCGAGCCGACGTGGTGCTCCCCGAGTCTTCGCAACTCGAGAAACCGATGTTCGGCGCAGGTGGGCCGGGCTCGTACTCGCAGCGTGGCTGGGTCACTGGCTCGAAGGCCGCCATCGAACCGCAGTGGAACACCAAGCCCGGATTCGACATCCTCAAGGGGCTCTCCCAGAAGATGGGCTACGGCAACTACGTGCCGTGGGACTCCAAGGAGGAGAAGATAAACGACGCCCTCTCGGGGATGGGTCTGACTCTCGACGAACTCGACGAGAAGAGCTTCGTTTTCGGGGACGAGTACGGCTACGAATCCTGGAAGGACGGAGGCTTCAACACCGCGACCGGGAAGTTCGAGTTCGTCCTCGACAACGTCGAGGCGTACGTGAAGGCGGCCGAGCAGGCCGGGGTGTCGACGGCACCCGAGTACATCCCGGCGGGCGAGTTCGGGCAGATGCCAGACGACGAGTACCCCCTCGAGTTTACGGACACGTTCGTCGAGCAGATTTCGCGCGGCGGCGATCAGACACTCGATCACTCCAAGGAACTCCTGGCCGAGCGCTGGGGCCTCGAGCACAAGGACTACCGCGGGAACTACCTGCTCATCAACCCGGAGGACGCCGATCCCCGTGGCATCGAGGACGGTAATATGGTGACCGTCGAGTCCCCGGCTGGATCGATATCGCTGATGGCCCACGTCACGGAGGGAATCAAACCCGGCTACGTGACGACGAGCTGGGGCTGGGGGGAAGGATCGATTACACCGGACGAGGAGGGCGGTAATTCGATGATGTTGCACAGCGCCGACCAGATCGAACCGGTCATTGGCATGGCAGACAGGCACATCAAAGTCGAGGTTACGAACGGAGGCGAGCAATAA
- a CDS encoding DUF7385 family protein — MGATDDVEDLDELVGYLTPREDNEKIKSYQNTTAVACPICGDSFDDLVVCRAEETQLELSEALDLCVTTDEAGRPFLFTHKA, encoded by the coding sequence ATGGGAGCAACCGACGACGTCGAAGACCTCGACGAACTGGTCGGCTACCTGACGCCGAGAGAAGACAACGAGAAGATCAAGAGCTACCAGAACACGACCGCCGTGGCCTGCCCGATCTGCGGTGACTCTTTCGACGATCTGGTGGTGTGCCGGGCCGAGGAGACCCAACTCGAACTCTCCGAGGCGCTCGACCTCTGTGTGACGACGGACGAGGCCGGGCGACCCTTCCTGTTCACGCACAAGGCGTAG
- a CDS encoding 2-dehydropantoate 2-reductase gives MQFAIYGAGGVGGYLGARLADAGHDVTLIARGDHLAALQSEGLRVDSVAGDTSVDVPATDDPASVGPVDYVVFTVKAYDTHDAAADLDPLVGPETTVISFQNGVDNERWLAEEVGESHVAGGVAYIFSTIASPGVVEHTGGPARFVFGELDGSRTDRIETLYEALSGCDGVAAERADDVRVELWRKFAFICAQSGVTAAARLPIGRVRETQPTWEMYRRIIEEVVTVARAKEIELSTETVSEWLEFAEDLDPDMTSSLYYDLEHGNQLELDALNGAVVRHGEETGIDVPMNEAVHAILRPWADDRD, from the coding sequence GTGCAATTTGCCATTTACGGTGCTGGCGGTGTTGGAGGGTACCTCGGCGCGCGACTCGCGGACGCCGGACACGACGTCACGCTCATTGCGCGAGGCGACCACCTGGCCGCACTCCAGTCGGAGGGCCTTCGCGTGGACAGCGTCGCCGGCGATACGAGCGTCGACGTCCCGGCGACCGACGATCCCGCGTCGGTTGGCCCGGTGGATTACGTCGTGTTCACGGTTAAAGCGTACGACACACACGACGCGGCCGCCGACCTCGACCCGCTCGTTGGACCGGAGACGACGGTCATCTCCTTTCAGAACGGTGTCGACAACGAGCGATGGCTCGCCGAGGAAGTGGGCGAGTCCCACGTTGCCGGCGGCGTCGCGTACATCTTCTCGACGATCGCTTCGCCTGGCGTCGTCGAACACACGGGCGGGCCGGCTCGATTCGTGTTCGGGGAACTCGACGGATCGCGGACCGATCGCATCGAAACCCTCTACGAGGCGCTCTCAGGGTGCGACGGGGTGGCGGCCGAACGAGCCGACGACGTCCGCGTGGAGCTGTGGCGTAAGTTCGCGTTCATCTGTGCCCAGTCGGGGGTGACGGCAGCTGCCCGATTGCCGATCGGTCGTGTTCGCGAGACCCAACCCACCTGGGAGATGTATCGTCGCATCATCGAGGAGGTCGTCACGGTCGCCAGAGCCAAGGAGATCGAGCTTTCGACCGAGACCGTCTCAGAGTGGCTCGAGTTCGCGGAGGACCTCGATCCAGACATGACCTCCTCGCTTTACTACGACCTCGAGCACGGAAACCAACTGGAACTGGACGCGCTCAACGGGGCCGTCGTCCGTCACGGAGAGGAGACGGGTATCGACGTGCCGATGAACGAGGCCGTTCATGCCATCCTCCGGCCCTGGGCGGACGATCGGGACTGA
- the cysK gene encoding cysteine synthase A gives MKVAESVTDLVGGTPLVALDAVGANVYGKVESFNPNGSIKDRIALAMIERAEARGEITAETTVVEPTSGNTGIGLASTCAAKDYDLVLTMPASMSEERRAMLQALGARLVLTPADEGMNGAIDRAEAILENADDAYMPQQFQNPANPAIHRETTGPEIQAATDGEVDVVVAGVGTGGTITGIARYFDEDAPNDVTMVAVEPAASAVISGGEPGSHGIEGIGAGFVPDILDVDRLDDIVQVTDEDAKAAARELAAEAGILVGISSGAAVHAASVLQSRAAYEDDTIVVVLPDTGERYLSTDLFASET, from the coding sequence ATGAAGGTCGCCGAGAGCGTGACGGATCTTGTGGGCGGGACGCCGCTTGTGGCCCTGGATGCCGTCGGCGCGAACGTGTACGGGAAAGTCGAGTCGTTCAATCCGAACGGTTCGATCAAGGATAGAATCGCCCTGGCCATGATCGAACGCGCCGAGGCGCGCGGAGAGATCACCGCCGAGACGACCGTCGTCGAACCGACGAGCGGCAATACGGGCATTGGGTTGGCTTCGACGTGCGCGGCGAAGGACTACGACCTCGTGTTGACGATGCCGGCGTCGATGAGCGAGGAGCGTCGGGCCATGCTCCAAGCGCTCGGTGCGCGACTGGTGTTGACCCCCGCCGACGAGGGAATGAACGGCGCCATCGACCGCGCGGAGGCGATCCTCGAGAACGCCGACGACGCCTACATGCCACAGCAGTTCCAGAATCCGGCCAATCCCGCGATCCACCGGGAGACGACCGGGCCGGAGATCCAGGCGGCGACCGACGGTGAGGTCGATGTCGTCGTAGCTGGCGTGGGAACCGGTGGGACGATCACGGGTATCGCCCGGTACTTCGACGAGGACGCTCCCAACGACGTGACGATGGTCGCCGTCGAACCCGCAGCCTCTGCGGTCATCTCCGGGGGGGAGCCGGGCAGTCACGGTATCGAAGGCATTGGCGCCGGTTTCGTCCCCGACATTCTGGACGTCGACCGACTCGACGATATCGTCCAGGTTACCGACGAGGACGCCAAAGCCGCAGCTCGCGAACTGGCAGCCGAGGCGGGCATTCTCGTCGGGATTTCCTCCGGAGCGGCCGTCCACGCCGCGTCAGTCCTGCAGTCCCGGGCGGCGTACGAGGACGATACGATCGTCGTCGTCCTCCCGGACACAGGCGAACGCTACTTGTCGACCGACCTCTTTGCATCAGAGACATGA